A window of Synechococcus sp. WH 8109 genomic DNA:
TATTATTGAAAAAGCTAATCGTACGACCATCCCGCTGGAGTAAGTCTTTGTTGGCTCGTCTATAAAGTCTCCGATTTCCGAGAATTTTACTATCGCGTCAAATCTCTCATCTATTTGTTTTTTACTAAGGCCAAATAAAGTTGCGTTCAGATATATATTTTCTCTTCCTGTAAATTCGGGGTTAAATCCACTTCCAAGCTCGAGTAGTGCTGCAACCTTGCCTTTTACTTGCACACTTCCTTGAGTAGGACTGACAATTCCGCAAATTATCTGAAGCAAAGTGCTTTTACCGCTCCCGTTTTTTCCGATTATTGCTAAAGCAGTACCTTTGCTGACTTCAAATGAAATATCTTCAAGCGCAATAAATTCCTTATAGTACCGTTTATTCTGACCATTGATTATCTGTTTAAGTCTCGCTGCTTTGCTTTTGTACAATTTAAAGCTTTTTCCCACATTGCTCAATCTTACGACTGTATTCTTTTGTGCATTATTATTATTTATCATAGTATATCAGCCAGTGATTTCTGCGATTTTTTTAAGATATTAAAGCACAGCTGGCACCATATAGCCGATACTATAATCTCTATTATCAATTTGTCTATATTTGGTAATTCACCTGCAATGACTACGCTCCTTGTGCTTTCTATTACTGTAGCTAGCGGATTTATTTTTGCTAGCCATTGTAATTTATCTGGTAACAATGAACTTGGATAGAATATTGGGCTTAAAAACATCAGCATGCTCACGGCTGCATTTATTACTTGTGGTGTATCCTTAATAATTACTCCAATCCAACATAGCATCCAGCTCAGTCCTAAACACCCAAAAATCAACGGTAACCACACGACAGGCAGTGCAAACATTGTATTTGATATTCTTCCATCTAGGATTAACTTGCCAACTATTAATATTATGGTGCTCATTGCCCCATGTATCAAAGCGCTTCCTGTTACCATTCCTCCAAGCGTATGTATTGGGAATATTACCTTCTTTACAAAGTTTGGATTACTAGTAATTAGCGTTGGTGCTTTAGTGGCGCATTCTGCGAAAATATTGAATACAATTAGTCCTGCAAATAAGTTCAAGGCAAATGTTATCGGACTGTCTTCCCCCGAGCCTCCTCCCCATTTCGCTCTAAATACTTGCGAGAATACTAGTGTGTAAACACTCAGCATCATTATAGGATTTACGACTGTCCACAAAATTCCTAGTATTGATCCTTTGTACCTTCCATATATATCCCGCAAAATTAATTGTTTCAATATTCTTCTGTTTTTTATCAGATATCCTGCAAAGTTGTAATTCATCCTTGCCCTCTTTCCTTTTCTTCCACATCGCCAAGTAATTCCAATATTTCTCTGTCTCTTAGATTTTGGCTTTCTCCATTCAAATTTCGTGTGGCTTCCTGCCCTTTGTTTGTTGGTTCTAACTGCCTATTTAAATTTGCCATGCCGTTTTCAAGCTCATCTATCCGCTGCATTAGATTTCTTATTATTGAAGCTTCAGCGTCTGGCAGGGCTGAGTGCGCTAACGGGTTGACTCGTGCGCCGCTTTGATGCACTACTCTGCCTGGAATCCCTACAACTGTACAGTCAGCGTCTACATTCTTTACTACTACAGACCCTGCTCCGATTCTTGTGTTCGAGCCGATAGTGATCGCCCCTAATATTTTGGCTCCTGCTCCGACCACAACATTCTCTGCCAGTGTTGGGTGCCGTTTGCCGTGATCCTTACCCGTTCCTCCTAGCGTTACTCCTTGATATAAAAGGCATCTTTCGCCTACTTCTGCAGTTTCCCCTATTACCACTCCCATGCCGTGGTCTATAAATACGCTATGCCCAATGCGAGCCCCCGGGTGAATTTCAATTCCCGTCAGTGATCGTCCAATTTGACTCAGGCACCGTGCCATGAGTTGTAGTGGTAGACGGCTATTCCATAAACGGTGGCTCAACCGATGTAGGAAGATTGCCTGAAAGCCTGGATAGCAACATACTATTTCCATCCAGCCACGGGCAGCAGGATCACGCTCGCGAATGATTGCGAGGTCGGCACGTATGTGATCAAACATTGCAGAGGGTTTCAGCTGTCGTCGTTTTGTGTCTGTAGTCCTATCTCCTTTCGAAGTTGATTAATCGTATCGGCGCTTAGGTAGTTTTCTGCGCAGTGCACCTGTGGCATTCGCATTAATTGGGACCTGTTTTGTCGCAGGCATTGTTCTACAAGGGGCTGGCTTGGCCGATCACACAGCACATGGCTTGAGGCCCTCAGTAGGGCTAGTAGGCGGCTCCCAATATCTGGGGTGGCGGTCATCAGCAGCAATTCGTTGCCGCGCATCGAATGGAGAATTACTTCCGCAGCTCTCAGGATACCGGGGCTAATGCTTACTAGGCCGACACAGCTGCCTGGTCGCAGCTCTTTCAGCATGGCCAACTCGTCCCGAAAATCATTTAGATCTACGGCCACGGCCCTCACACCGTGTTTTTTTGCAAGTTCCTCCATTGGTTGGAGGAAGTATCGGCTCGTCACCACAGTCCCATTGCTGGAATTTTCAAGTACGGTTTCCAGTTCTTCCATGGGCACCACTTCCACCGGTACGTTTACACACGGTTGGAGTTCTTCGGCAATCAGCATCGAGGCGCCGATGTCTTCCCTGGGTGTGCTGACCAGCACCCGAGCGCCGCAGCGGAGGCGCCAGTCGATCTCCCGTGTAAGCAGCTCGCGAGTCTGCTGCAGAGTGCATCCAGCATTGAGTAGGCCGTCTACGCATTTTCGTACTTCACGGTCGAGGTCGGTCACTCCTCGATTGCGGATGTGTGGCGGGGTTTTTATCTCCCGCAATTTTTGTTGATCCCGTACGTAAATTCCAGAGCCGGCCATTGCTTCCACCACGCCATCGGTTTCCAGTTGGCGGTACACCTTGCTGATCGTGTTCCGGTGTAACCCGGTCTGCATCGCCAGCTGGCGGGTGCTCGGTAGTCGATGTCCTGGCGGGTAGTGCCGCGCTGCAATGGCGAAACAAATCTGGTTGTAAAGCTGCGTCGAGGCCGGTATGTCGCTTTCCTGCTGGATATGAAATCGCACGCCGATGGGACAGGTCGGAATGCGGCCACCATACGGACCGATTCGTCTGGTGACAATTGGGTGTGTGTCCTGTGAGCCTGTGACAATTCCCAACTCGCAGCACCTTTGCCGGCTTTGCCTGGCTGATATCGCTGTGTCACTGCGCTGTTGGCGTGCAAAGCCCTCAGACAATGCGAACGAAAATAATACGATAACGTGTTAGTTGCGTGTTTATATCGTTCTTTTCTAGTTTTTGGGGCTTAATGTCTGGGTCCACAGCGTTGTCGATTGCCTGACTGTTCGCGGCCATCCGGCTCAGGCAGGCCCCTTGTTTGACCGCACGGAGACTGATTTGTAGTTGGCTAACAAAGCGTCCGATCTGGCTTAAGGGCAACGCCACAAAAGCTCAACTACTGCCGAAAATGCTCTTGGTGGTGTCGCCCCAGCGCTCAGCTGGTTGCAAGCCCGTTACCCGTGAGTGGCCATTCATCCCGTGGTGTTCTGCTCCGGTAGGCAGGCCGCTTTTTTGGTCTTCACGTTGCCCTGTATTAAGTAGGTCTTCGATTTATCCGCGCAGGTGTCATTTGGACTCGGCCAGGCGAGGGCGAGCCTTCCTTGAATTTGTTGCCTGAGATCAAGGCGCGGCCCACCTGTGTGTTCTGCGCAGCAGACCGTCTGATCCTCGCCAAGGATCGCGAAGCGGTAGTGGATGACCTGAGGAAGGTCGATTCCACTGGGCCGCGCTAGCGCTTTGTGGAGTTTTCCGTTGCCGACCACGGTTTCATGTGCGATGCCCCCAGCAGACTCCATCCCGAGGCCTTAGTCCAGGGCTGGCACCTGCTGCTGGGTGACGAGCGTTTGTTTCAGCCCCGGGGGCTGGTCACTTTGGCAGCAGTGGGTTTTGGCGGTGCCGGGATGGTGCGTACGGCCTTGTTGGCGGCCTGCTCCTTTTCCTCCTTCTTCACCAGCGGCGTTTTGCGAGGGGTGAGGAACATGATCATGTTGCGTCCCTCGCGCTTGGGCGCTTGCTGGATTTCCGCCTTTTCCTCGAGATCCTTGGCCATCCGCCGCAGCAGGGTTTCGGCAAGCGCTGTGTGCTGGATCTCAAGGCCCCGGAAGATCACGGTGCACTTCACCTTGTCGCCCGCCTTGAGGAAGCGCTGGGCCTGACCGATCCGCACGTCGTAGTCGTGCTGATCGATCTTGTAGCGCATCTTGACCTCCTTAACTTCGGTCTGGTGCGACTTCTTCTTGGCCTCTTTGGCTTTCTTTTCCTGCTCGAACTTGAACTTGCCGTAGTCCATGATCCGGCAGACCGGTGGGTCAGCCTTTTCGCTCACCAGCACCAGATCCAGTTCCCGGTCGCTGGCCACATCCAGGGCTTCTTCGCGGCTGATCACGCCCAGCTGAGCGCCGTCTGAGTCGACCACCCGCAACTGGGGGTAGTTGATCCGGTCGTTGATGTTGGGCAGCTCCCGAACCGGGGCACGACGGTCAAAACGGGGACGTGGGGGCATTCAGGCGGTGACGGGGACAGGTGCAGACAACTTCGATGATTACAACGTCTGCATCCTTCACCTTAGATGTTGTTCGATCAACGTCATGGCATCCGTCAGGGTTGGCTGGTCGGATAGCCAATGGGGGTTGTGCTGACGCCGGAACCAGGTGCGTTGGCGTTTGGCGAACTGTCGGGTGCGTTGGCTGGTGATTTGCACTGCATCTGCAGTGTTCAGGCTGCCGCTCATTACCTGCAGCGCTTCGCCGTAGCCGATGGTCTGCAGCAGCGGCAGATCAGCGCCGTAGCGCTCGCTCAGGCGCCGGGTCTCGTCCACCAGCCCATCGCGGTAGAGCTGTTCGGTGCGTTGCTGGATGCGCTGGCGCAGGTTGGCGGGGTTGAGGCCTAGTTCCAGCACCCGCCAGGGCGGAGGCGTGGCTGTGGCTTGACGACTCATTGGTTGCCCGGAGGCGTAGAACACCTCCAGGGCCCGCTGGGTGCGCACGGCATCAGCCGGGGCGATTTTGACGGCAGCCTCGGGGTCGGCAGCCTGCAGCAGGGCGTGGCAGATGCCTTGGCCCAGGGCCGTCAGCTGCTGGCGCAGTTGTGGCTGAGGGGCTACTGCCGGAGGTTGAAGGCCACCGGTGAGAGCTTTGAGGTAGAGGCCGCTGCCGCCCACCAGCAGGGCGACACCCCGCTGCTCCAGTTCACGGGCGATGCAGGGATTGGCTTCCGCCTGGAACTCCTGCAGGGTGATCGGTTGGTCCGGTGGCCGCAGATCCAAAAGGTGGTGCGGCACCCGTGCCTGCTGCTCCGCCGTCGGCTTGGCGGTGCCCAGGTCCATCTCCTGGTAAAGCTGGCGGGAATCCACGTTGATCACCGGTAGATCCAGCCGTTCGGCGATGTCCAGCGCCAGGGCGGTTTTGCCGCTGGCGGTGGGCCCGAGCAGGGTGATCACCAGGGGATGGGAGCTGTTCAAAGGGTGAGGGGGTGCAGCCCGGCTTGGAATGGTCTCTGAGAGGCCTCTGCAAGCCTCTATAGACAGCCGGTGGTAGATTGACATTGTCAGGTCGAGGTTTAGAGCCGTTGCGCCCGCCCATGACCCGGTTTCCTGGCTTGAGACTTTCTGAATGAGCGACGCTTCCAAGGTCCAGAACGCCTACGGCGCTGAGCAGATTCAGGTGCTGGAGGGGCTTGAGCCCGTTCGCAAACGCCCTGGCATGTACATCGGCTCCACTGGGCCGCGGGGTTTGCACCATCTGGTGTACGAAGTTGTTGATAACTCGGTTGACGAAGCCCTAGCTGGCCATTGCGACCGCATTCTTGTGGTGCTCGGTGAAGATGGCTCCGCCGCGGTGAGCGACAACGGCCGCGGCATCCCCACCGACGTGCACCCCCGGACGGGCAAGAGCGCCTTGGAGACGGTGCTCACCGTGCTCCACGCCGGCGGCAAGTTTGGCGCCGGTGGTTACAAGGTGTCCGGCGGCCTGCACGGCGTCGGCGTGTCCGTGGTGAACGCCCTGAGTGAATGGGTGCAGGTGACGGTGCGCCGACAGGGCCAGGTGCATCGCCAGCGTTTTGAGCGCGGTGCTGCGATCGGGGAATTGGCGTCGGAGTCGCAGCCTGCAGCCGAGTCCGGCGAGACCGGCACCACCGTCTGCTTCAAGCCTGACCTTGAAATCTTCACCGGCGGCATCGTTTTCGATTACGCCACCCTTTCGGCCCGACTTCGGGAACTGGCTTACCTCAACGGTGGCGTTCGGATCGTGTTCCGCGATGAGCGGGAGTCGGCCCGGGATGAGGAAGGCAAACCCCATGAGGAGACCTACTTCTACGAAGGCGGCATCAAGGAATACGTCGCCTACATGAACAAGGAGAAGGATGCCCTTCACCCCGAGATCATCTACGTGAATTCGGAGAAGGATGGCGTTCAGGTTGAGGCTGCTCTGCAGTGGTGCTCCGACGCCTATTCCGACAGCATTCTTGGCTTTGCCAACAACATCCGCACCGTGGATGGCGGCACCCACATCGAGGGCCTGAAGACGGTGCTCACCCGCACCCTCAACGCCTTCGCCAAGAAGCTGGGCAAACGCAAGGAATCCGATTCCAACCTGGCGGGGGAGAACATCCGGGAAGGCTTGACGGCGGTGCTCTCGGTGAAGGTGCCGGAACCGGAATTTGAGGGTCAGACCAAGACCAAGCTCGGCAACACCGAGGTGCGCGGCATTGTCGACAACCTGGTGGGTGAAGCCCTCAGCCAGTTCCTCGAGTTCAATCCCTCCGTGATCAGCCTGATCCTGGAGAAGGCGATCCAGGCGTTCAATGCCGCTGAAGCCGCCCGCCGGGCCCGCGAACTGGTGCGGCGCAAGAGCGTGCTGGAGAGCTCAACCCTGCCCGGAAAACTGGCCGACTGCAGCTCCCGCGACCCCGGCGAATCCGAGATTTACATCGTGGAGGGCGACTCCGCTGGTGGCTCCGCCAAGCAGGGTCGCGACCGTCGCTTCCAGGCGATCCTGCCGCTGCGGGGCAAGATCCTCAACATCGAGAAGACCGACGACGCCAAGATCTACAAGAACACGGAGATCCAGGCGCTGATCACGGCCCTGGGCCTGGGCATCAAGGGTGAGGACTTCGACGTGAAGAACCTCCGTTACCATCGGGTCGTGATTATGACCGACGCCGACGTGGACGGCGCCCACATCCGCACCCTGCTGCTCACCTTCTTCTACCGCTACCAGAAGGAGCTGGTGGAGGGCGGTTATATCTACATCGCCTGCCCGCCGCTCTACAAAGTGGAGCGCGGCAAGAACCACACCTATTGCTACAACGAGGGCGATCTTCAGAAGACCCTTGAGGGCTTCGGAGAGAAGGCCAACTACACGATCCAGCGCTTCAAGGGTCTTGGCGAAATGATGCCCAAGCAGCTCTGGGAAACCACCATGGATCCCACCACGCGCACGATGAAGCGGGTGGAGATCGAGGATGCCATCGAGGCCGATCGCATCTTCACGATCCTGATGGGCGACAAGGTGGCGCCCCGCCGGGAATTCATCGAAACCCACAGCGCCGAGCTGGACATGGCAGCCCTCGACATTTGATGGGGGGTGTTTCCATGAACGCCGTGCTGCGGTGGAGTTGGCTGCTGGGGGTGGCTCTGATGGCCCCGGCCGCTTTACCCGCCGGTGGTGCCGACCGGCGTCAACCGCAGCCCCGTCGTCGCGTGGCCTCCGGGCCCTTGCACACCAGTTCCGATCAGCCTCTGCGCCTCAGTCCGCTGGCCGTGGCCCCGCGGCTGAGCACCCTCAAGGCGGGATCCTCTCTGCGGTTACTCCGGCGTTGGTCTTCCGCCGATGGTCAGGACTGGCTGCACGTGCAAACCCTCTCCGGAGAGCAACACCGTGGCTGGCTCCGCGTCTGAGGCTCTGTTGGTTGGGCTCGGGGCCATCCCCGGAGCCTGGTTGCGCTTGAAGGTGGTGAACCACGTGCAGCCGATGGTGCCCAAGAAGCATTGGGGCACCTTCATCTTGAATGTGGTGGCCTGTTTCGCCCTGGGCCTGGTGCTGGCGCTCAATGAAACCTGCACCGCCAGCGCCGGCATCGTGTTGCTGATGGGGGTGGGCTTTTTTGGCAGCCTCAGCACCTTTTCCACCTTCGCTGTGGAGCTGTTGAACGAGTTGCGGGCTGGCCAGACGCTCACTGCTGTGGTGCTGGCGCTGGCCTCGATCGGGGCGGGTTTGCTGGCTTCTGCACTGGGTTACGGACTCGGGACCCATGCCTGAGACCAAGCCGAGCCTCCAACTGGAACTGCAGGAGCTGCTGCTTGTTGGCGTGGGCGCTGTGCCCGGAGCACTGCTGCGCTGGCTGCTAGCCCTGCATCTGAGGGATCAGAATCTGCTGGTGAATGTTCTGGGGGCTGCCCTCTTGGGCTTGCTGGCCGGGCTCCCCACTGCCCCACGGCGACAACTGCTGCTGGGGATTGGCTTCTGCGGCTCGCTCACCACCTTCAGCAGTTGGATGCTGGCGGCTATGAAGTATCTCAGCGCTGGAGATTGGTCCGGGGCCTTGGGCTTGATCGGGCTGACCCTCGGGCTGGGAGTAGGTGCCGCAGCCCTGGGGTTCAGCCTGGGGCGATGGCTCAAGCCGCCAGCGCCGCCTCAATCGCCGACTTGAGGTCTTCAGGGGTGACGCCGCTCTTGAAGCGAGCGATCACGGTGCCGTCCTTGCCCACCAGGAATTTCTCGAAGTTCCACTCCACATCACCGGCGGGATCCATCTGGTTGAGCGTCGTGTAGGGCTCGGTGGTGCTGCCCTTGGCATGCACCTTCTCGAACAGTTCGAAGTCGGCGCCGTAGGTGGTGGAGCAGAAGCTCTTGATCTCGTCCAGGCTGCCGGGCTCCTGGGCGCCGAAGTCGTTGCATGGAAAGCCCAGAACCGCCAGGCCCTTGTCGGCGTAGGCCTCGTTCAGAGCTTGCAGACCCGCGTATTGCTTGGTGAAGCCACAGCGGCTGGCCACGTTCACGATCAGCAGCACCTTTCCGGCGTAGTCGCCCAGGGATTTGCTGCTGCCTTCAGGGGTGGTGATGGAGACGGCACTGACGCTGATCGCCATGGTGAAACGCGGATGGAGCGCAGAGGATAACCGGCTGTAACGGCCATACACTGGGCTCCCGGCCGGAGGGGCATGACGGAGGCATCGGGGCTGAGCAGTGCTGGCGTGAGCGTGGAGCCCGACTTGCTGGCGGAAGCGGTCTCCCAGGAGCTCGCCGCGATGCTCCAGGCGAGCAACTACGACGCCGTGAAACTGCTGCTGGAACCGGTGCAGCCGGTGGACATTGCCGAGGCGATCGGCAGTCTTCCGGCCAACCTGCAGGCGATTGCCTTTCGTCTGCTCAGCAAGGACGAGGCCATCAGCGTTTATGAGTACCTCGACACCGCCACCCAACAGAGCCTGTTGAGCCTGTTGCGCTCCGGCGAAATGCGGGAGGTGATGGAGGAGATGTCGCCGGATGATCGCGCCCGATTGTTTGAGGAGCTGCCCGCCAAGGTGGTGAGGCAGCTCCTCAGTGAGCTCAGCCCTGATGAGCGCAAAGTGACTGCTGAGTTGCTGGGCTACCGCTCCGAGACGGCCGGGCGTCTGATGACTACCGAATACATCGCCTTCAAGGAAAACCAGACGGCGGCGGTGGCGTTGGAGATCGTGCGTCGGCGTGCCCGCGACACCGAGACGATTTATTCCCTCTATGTGACGGATGCCGAGCGACGCCTGACGGGCATCCTGTCGCTGCGAGATCTAGTCACATCAGACCCTCAGGCCCGCATCGGTGATGTGATGACAGAGGAGGTGCTCAGCGTCAGCACTGACACCGATCAGGAGAAGGTGGCGCGCACGATTCAGCGCTACGACTTCCTTGCCGTGCCCGTGGTGGATCTGGAACAGCGTCTCGTGGGCATCGTCACTGTGGATGACGTGATCGATGTGATCGAGCAGGAGGCCACCCGTGATCTTTACGCCGCCGGCGCGGTGCAGGCCGGCGATGACGACGACTACTTCAGCAGCAACCTGTTCACCGTTGCACGGCGCCGCGTGGTGTGGCTTGCGGTGCTGGTGCTCGCCAGCTTTTTCACTTCGGAAGTGATCGCCGCCAATGAAGACGTTCTGCAGCAGGTGGTGTTGCTGGCGGCGTTCATTCCCTTGCTTGGTGGTACCGGCGGCAACGTAGGGGCCCAGAGCTCCACGGTGGTGATCCGTGGTTTGAGCACCCAGAGCATCTCCAGCCTCGGACCTCTGCGGGCGATTGGCCGCGAAGCCATGGCGGGGGCGTTGCTGGGGGTGTTGATGATGCTTCTCGTGGTTCCCTTCGCCTGGTGGCGCGGGGAGAGCGCTTTGGTGGGCCTCTCGGTGGGAATGAGCCTGCTGGCCATCACCACCTTGGCGGCCACGGCTGGTGCAGCGTTCCCACTGCTGTTTGACCGCATGGGTCTGGATCCGGCCCTGAT
This region includes:
- a CDS encoding ABC transporter permease, with the translated sequence MNYNFAGYLIKNRRILKQLILRDIYGRYKGSILGILWTVVNPIMMLSVYTLVFSQVFRAKWGGGSGEDSPITFALNLFAGLIVFNIFAECATKAPTLITSNPNFVKKVIFPIHTLGGMVTGSALIHGAMSTIILIVGKLILDGRISNTMFALPVVWLPLIFGCLGLSWMLCWIGVIIKDTPQVINAAVSMLMFLSPIFYPSSLLPDKLQWLAKINPLATVIESTRSVVIAGELPNIDKLIIEIIVSAIWCQLCFNILKKSQKSLADIL
- the cysE gene encoding serine O-acetyltransferase, whose product is MFDHIRADLAIIRERDPAARGWMEIVCCYPGFQAIFLHRLSHRLWNSRLPLQLMARCLSQIGRSLTGIEIHPGARIGHSVFIDHGMGVVIGETAEVGERCLLYQGVTLGGTGKDHGKRHPTLAENVVVGAGAKILGAITIGSNTRIGAGSVVVKNVDADCTVVGIPGRVVHQSGARVNPLAHSALPDAEASIIRNLMQRIDELENGMANLNRQLEPTNKGQEATRNLNGESQNLRDREILELLGDVEEKERGQG
- a CDS encoding GntR family transcriptional regulator, which produces MRFHIQQESDIPASTQLYNQICFAIAARHYPPGHRLPSTRQLAMQTGLHRNTISKVYRQLETDGVVEAMAGSGIYVRDQQKLREIKTPPHIRNRGVTDLDREVRKCVDGLLNAGCTLQQTRELLTREIDWRLRCGARVLVSTPREDIGASMLIAEELQPCVNVPVEVVPMEELETVLENSSNGTVVTSRYFLQPMEELAKKHGVRAVAVDLNDFRDELAMLKELRPGSCVGLVSISPGILRAAEVILHSMRGNELLLMTATPDIGSRLLALLRASSHVLCDRPSQPLVEQCLRQNRSQLMRMPQVHCAENYLSADTINQLRKEIGLQTQNDDS
- the infC gene encoding translation initiation factor IF-3 — its product is MPPRPRFDRRAPVRELPNINDRINYPQLRVVDSDGAQLGVISREEALDVASDRELDLVLVSEKADPPVCRIMDYGKFKFEQEKKAKEAKKKSHQTEVKEVKMRYKIDQHDYDVRIGQAQRFLKAGDKVKCTVIFRGLEIQHTALAETLLRRMAKDLEEKAEIQQAPKREGRNMIMFLTPRKTPLVKKEEKEQAANKAVRTIPAPPKPTAAKVTSPRG
- the miaA gene encoding tRNA (adenosine(37)-N6)-dimethylallyltransferase MiaA; amino-acid sequence: MNSSHPLVITLLGPTASGKTALALDIAERLDLPVINVDSRQLYQEMDLGTAKPTAEQQARVPHHLLDLRPPDQPITLQEFQAEANPCIARELEQRGVALLVGGSGLYLKALTGGLQPPAVAPQPQLRQQLTALGQGICHALLQAADPEAAVKIAPADAVRTQRALEVFYASGQPMSRQATATPPPWRVLELGLNPANLRQRIQQRTEQLYRDGLVDETRRLSERYGADLPLLQTIGYGEALQVMSGSLNTADAVQITSQRTRQFAKRQRTWFRRQHNPHWLSDQPTLTDAMTLIEQHLR
- the gyrB gene encoding DNA topoisomerase (ATP-hydrolyzing) subunit B, whose translation is MSDASKVQNAYGAEQIQVLEGLEPVRKRPGMYIGSTGPRGLHHLVYEVVDNSVDEALAGHCDRILVVLGEDGSAAVSDNGRGIPTDVHPRTGKSALETVLTVLHAGGKFGAGGYKVSGGLHGVGVSVVNALSEWVQVTVRRQGQVHRQRFERGAAIGELASESQPAAESGETGTTVCFKPDLEIFTGGIVFDYATLSARLRELAYLNGGVRIVFRDERESARDEEGKPHEETYFYEGGIKEYVAYMNKEKDALHPEIIYVNSEKDGVQVEAALQWCSDAYSDSILGFANNIRTVDGGTHIEGLKTVLTRTLNAFAKKLGKRKESDSNLAGENIREGLTAVLSVKVPEPEFEGQTKTKLGNTEVRGIVDNLVGEALSQFLEFNPSVISLILEKAIQAFNAAEAARRARELVRRKSVLESSTLPGKLADCSSRDPGESEIYIVEGDSAGGSAKQGRDRRFQAILPLRGKILNIEKTDDAKIYKNTEIQALITALGLGIKGEDFDVKNLRYHRVVIMTDADVDGAHIRTLLLTFFYRYQKELVEGGYIYIACPPLYKVERGKNHTYCYNEGDLQKTLEGFGEKANYTIQRFKGLGEMMPKQLWETTMDPTTRTMKRVEIEDAIEADRIFTILMGDKVAPRREFIETHSAELDMAALDI
- a CDS encoding CrcB family protein codes for the protein MAGSASEALLVGLGAIPGAWLRLKVVNHVQPMVPKKHWGTFILNVVACFALGLVLALNETCTASAGIVLLMGVGFFGSLSTFSTFAVELLNELRAGQTLTAVVLALASIGAGLLASALGYGLGTHA
- a CDS encoding CrcB family protein, giving the protein MPETKPSLQLELQELLLVGVGAVPGALLRWLLALHLRDQNLLVNVLGAALLGLLAGLPTAPRRQLLLGIGFCGSLTTFSSWMLAAMKYLSAGDWSGALGLIGLTLGLGVGAAALGFSLGRWLKPPAPPQSPT
- a CDS encoding glutathione peroxidase; this translates as MAISVSAVSITTPEGSSKSLGDYAGKVLLIVNVASRCGFTKQYAGLQALNEAYADKGLAVLGFPCNDFGAQEPGSLDEIKSFCSTTYGADFELFEKVHAKGSTTEPYTTLNQMDPAGDVEWNFEKFLVGKDGTVIARFKSGVTPEDLKSAIEAALAA
- the mgtE gene encoding magnesium transporter — translated: MTEASGLSSAGVSVEPDLLAEAVSQELAAMLQASNYDAVKLLLEPVQPVDIAEAIGSLPANLQAIAFRLLSKDEAISVYEYLDTATQQSLLSLLRSGEMREVMEEMSPDDRARLFEELPAKVVRQLLSELSPDERKVTAELLGYRSETAGRLMTTEYIAFKENQTAAVALEIVRRRARDTETIYSLYVTDAERRLTGILSLRDLVTSDPQARIGDVMTEEVLSVSTDTDQEKVARTIQRYDFLAVPVVDLEQRLVGIVTVDDVIDVIEQEATRDLYAAGAVQAGDDDDYFSSNLFTVARRRVVWLAVLVLASFFTSEVIAANEDVLQQVVLLAAFIPLLGGTGGNVGAQSSTVVIRGLSTQSISSLGPLRAIGREAMAGALLGVLMMLLVVPFAWWRGESALVGLSVGMSLLAITTLAATAGAAFPLLFDRMGLDPALMSTPFITTCTDVAGTLIYLKTAGWLLIHLPQLVQATGISTQFFVLGIF